One Bos taurus isolate L1 Dominette 01449 registration number 42190680 breed Hereford chromosome 16, ARS-UCD2.0, whole genome shotgun sequence DNA window includes the following coding sequences:
- the OR5W1 gene encoding olfactory receptor family 5 subfamily W member 1, producing the protein MTVENCTVFADFIFLGLSSRQDVQQGLFVLFLLVYVITVVANVGMVLLIKRDPRLHTPMYYFLSNLSFCDICYSSTISPKMLADFLSEQKRIPYDLCAIQMYFFGAFADVECLMLAVMSYDLYVAICNPLLYTIAMSRGICTQLVVIAYIVGLVDSAIHTCCTFQLSFCNSNIINHFFCDIPPLLALSYSDTSINEIVMFTFIGCVVETSIITVLLSYSYIITTIFRMNSAEGRCKAFSTCASHLTAVAIFHGTLLFMYFRPSSSYSMDTDKTASVFYTVVIPMLNPLIYSLRNKDVKGALKKAISTKLCSG; encoded by the coding sequence ATGACTGTTGAGAACTGCACTGTGTTTGCTGACTTCATATTCTTAGGACTTTCCAGTAGACAAGATGTGCAGCAGGGGCTCTTTGTGCTCTTCCTGCTGGTTTATGTCATAACTGTGGTTGCCAATGTGGGGATGGTCCTGCTGATCAAGAGGGACCCCAGACTGCACACACCCATGTATTACTTCCTGAGCAATCTGTCCTTCTGCGACATTTGCTATTCTTCTACTATCTCTCCCAAGATGCTGGCTGATTTCTTATCTGAGCAAAAAAGGATTCCATATGATCTATGTGCCATCCAGATGTACTTTTTTGGAGCCTTTGCAGATGTGGAATGTCTCATGTTGGCTGTCATGTCTTATGACCTTTATGTGGCCATTTGCAATCCACTTCTTTATACAATTGCCATGTCCAGGGGAATCTGTACCCAGCTTGTGGTTATTGCCTACATCGTAGGCTTGGTTGATTCAGCAATCCATACCTGTTGTACATTTCAGTTGTCATTCTGCAATTCCAATATCATCAATCACTTTTTCTGTGACATCCCACCCTTATTAGCCCTCTCCTACTCAGATACATCCATCAATGAGATTGTGATGTTTACTTTTATTGGCTGTGTTGTGGAGACCAGCATTATCACTGTCCTCCTCTCCTACAGCTACATCATAACAACCATCTTTAGGATGAACTCAGCCGAGGGGAGATGCAAAGCTTTCTCTACATGTGCTTCCCACTTAACCGCTGTGGCTATATTTCATGGCACACTCCTGTTTATGTATTTCAGACCCAGCTCCAGTTACTCCATGGACACAGACAAAACGGCCTCTGTCTTTTACACAGTTGTCATCCCCATGTTAAACCCACTGATCTATAGCTTAAGGAATAAGGATGTAAAAGGTGCCCTAAAAAAAGCAATCAGCACTAAATTATGTTCTGGGTGA